Proteins from a single region of Catenulispora acidiphila DSM 44928:
- a CDS encoding integrase core domain-containing protein has product MLKNAGIEPAPTRDTGPTWATFLRNQAEAILACDFVVIDLLDGSKAYLLVVIEHATRRVRFLDTTLHPTTDWIVQQARNLLMDLDDSGTTVKYLIHDHDHDASFSAVFDAVFTAAGMEVIRTGIHVPRQNSIMERWFRSLRAELTDRTLIWNLKHLMRLLREYEAFYNRHRPHQAMDQTASLKPRPDNVIDLDSFRARRQDRAGGLLHEYHQVA; this is encoded by the coding sequence GTGCTGAAGAACGCGGGGATCGAGCCCGCCCCGACCCGTGACACCGGCCCGACCTGGGCGACGTTCCTGCGAAATCAGGCCGAAGCCATCCTGGCCTGCGACTTCGTCGTCATCGACCTGCTGGACGGGTCGAAAGCCTACCTCCTGGTGGTGATCGAACACGCCACCCGCCGGGTCCGCTTCCTGGACACCACCTTGCACCCCACCACCGACTGGATCGTGCAGCAGGCCCGAAACCTGCTGATGGACCTCGACGACTCCGGCACGACCGTGAAATACCTGATCCACGACCATGACCACGACGCCTCCTTCAGCGCCGTCTTCGACGCCGTGTTCACCGCCGCCGGCATGGAGGTGATCCGCACCGGCATCCACGTACCCCGCCAAAACTCGATCATGGAACGCTGGTTCCGTAGCCTCCGCGCCGAACTCACCGACCGCACGCTGATCTGGAACCTGAAGCACCTGATGCGACTGCTCCGCGAATACGAGGCCTTCTACAATCGGCACCGACCCCATCAAGCGATGGATCAGACCGCCTCGCTGAAACCACGACCCGACAACGTCATCGACCTCGACTCTTTCCGAGCCCGCCGACAGGACCGCGCCGGAGGCCTCCTACACGAATACCACCAGGTCGCATAG
- a CDS encoding transposase, producing the protein MLPDLNIPTLTALLTAFRPCFTAPGYRTFTALVIGLIGQTRRHTVCGMLLGANLAGVWHHSRGHRFFAAARWCVDEVALALADTIIALLLDQDAGLVLAVDDTLFRRSGRNVFGTAWHHDGAAKGPKPIGFGNCWVIAGLVVTLPFLARPGLPADPVPTVAPPARPGRSHSPGSWLNCWLPGIPPASSTSSVTPPMSVSTCAA; encoded by the coding sequence ATGCTCCCGGACCTCAACATACCCACCCTGACCGCCTTGTTGACCGCGTTCCGGCCGTGTTTCACCGCTCCGGGTTACCGGACGTTCACCGCCCTGGTGATCGGTTTGATCGGCCAGACCAGGCGGCACACCGTCTGCGGGATGCTCCTGGGGGCCAACCTCGCGGGCGTATGGCACCACTCCAGGGGGCACCGGTTCTTCGCCGCAGCACGCTGGTGCGTCGACGAAGTCGCCCTGGCACTTGCCGACACGATCATTGCCCTCCTCCTCGACCAGGACGCCGGGCTCGTCCTAGCAGTCGACGACACCCTGTTCAGGCGGAGCGGTAGGAACGTCTTCGGCACCGCCTGGCACCACGACGGCGCCGCGAAAGGCCCCAAGCCGATCGGGTTCGGGAACTGTTGGGTCATCGCGGGACTCGTCGTCACCCTGCCGTTCCTGGCACGGCCCGGTCTGCCTGCCGATCCTGTGCCGACTGTGGCACCCCCCGCAAGACCGGGAAGATCGCATTCGCCCGGGAGTTGGCTCAACTGCTGGCTGCCCGGCATCCCACCCGCATCATCCACGTCGTCGGTGACACCGCCTATGTCGGTGAGCACCTGCGCGGCCTGA
- a CDS encoding TIGR02677 family protein, with translation MADVTDAPAPQPFAYLGTPNAPLYTGILDVFALAKQRFTVHLRPEDVLADWPGARAGDRADAVRPAAEHLVQALDRLVEWGNLRSDADTGRVTTVEDFNRARRIYQLTRHGQAALAAIEHYEQTLGQRGRLQTVALADIAEQLSALAVHAEAAEAPDQATVGLLLFALTERFTGLADNAEAFMSSLRRTVDFSDGDGDEEAFLAYKDRLIEYIDKFIADLANRGAQIAGLIERIETAGIARILDAAACREAVDALPDVDRADVADAPDVYTAAVQAVTRDWENRWRGLREWFVSSGSRRPSQARLLRNAAVSGITNLVNTVAALNERRGGRSDRSADLRALARFFAQAPDDAAAHRLWRAAFALSPARHLTVDADTEDAWEQAEYPPGTPWAAAASLQISPRLRETGSYERRGAPNRAVDREAGRRQLAERAEREAAEIAEARRLLATDGPVLLSELAGDAGLDPRAFRLFLSVLGDALAARRPGIATTTATSGDGTMEIRLKLVDAGQIVTIPTEDGVLSGPEHVVEIIDLTARPAAVR, from the coding sequence ATGGCAGACGTGACCGACGCGCCGGCGCCACAACCCTTCGCTTACCTCGGCACCCCGAATGCGCCGCTCTATACCGGCATCCTGGACGTGTTCGCCTTGGCCAAGCAGCGTTTCACCGTCCACCTCCGGCCCGAGGACGTCCTGGCGGACTGGCCCGGCGCGCGGGCCGGCGACCGCGCCGACGCGGTTCGTCCGGCGGCTGAGCATCTGGTCCAGGCCCTGGACAGACTGGTCGAGTGGGGCAACCTCCGCTCCGACGCCGACACCGGGCGGGTGACCACGGTCGAGGACTTCAACCGAGCCCGCAGGATTTACCAGCTCACCCGGCACGGGCAGGCAGCGCTGGCGGCGATCGAGCACTACGAGCAGACCCTCGGGCAGCGCGGTCGGCTGCAGACGGTCGCCTTGGCCGACATCGCTGAGCAGTTGTCGGCGCTCGCGGTCCATGCCGAGGCGGCCGAGGCGCCGGACCAGGCCACGGTCGGCCTGCTGTTGTTCGCCCTTACCGAGCGTTTCACCGGCCTGGCCGACAACGCCGAGGCGTTCATGTCCTCGTTGCGCCGCACCGTCGACTTTAGCGACGGCGACGGAGACGAGGAAGCGTTCCTCGCCTACAAGGACCGGCTGATCGAGTACATCGACAAGTTCATCGCCGACCTCGCCAACCGGGGAGCCCAGATCGCCGGACTCATCGAGCGGATCGAGACGGCCGGCATAGCGCGGATTCTGGACGCAGCAGCTTGCCGGGAGGCGGTCGACGCCCTCCCCGACGTCGACCGTGCCGATGTAGCAGATGCCCCCGACGTGTACACCGCGGCCGTGCAGGCGGTGACCCGCGACTGGGAAAACCGCTGGCGCGGTCTGCGCGAGTGGTTCGTCAGCTCCGGATCCCGTCGTCCGTCGCAGGCCCGGCTGCTGCGCAACGCGGCCGTCAGCGGCATCACGAACCTGGTGAACACGGTCGCCGCCCTGAACGAGCGGCGCGGCGGACGATCGGACCGCTCGGCGGACTTGCGGGCGCTGGCCCGATTCTTCGCCCAGGCCCCGGACGACGCCGCCGCGCACCGTCTGTGGCGCGCGGCGTTCGCCCTGTCCCCTGCACGGCATCTGACCGTGGACGCCGACACTGAGGACGCCTGGGAACAGGCCGAGTACCCGCCGGGGACGCCGTGGGCCGCCGCTGCGTCGCTGCAGATCAGCCCGCGCCTGCGCGAGACCGGTTCCTACGAGCGGCGCGGTGCGCCGAACAGGGCGGTCGACCGTGAGGCGGGACGCCGGCAGCTTGCCGAGCGGGCCGAGCGCGAGGCCGCCGAGATCGCCGAGGCGCGGCGGCTGCTGGCGACCGATGGTCCGGTCCTGTTGTCCGAACTCGCCGGGGACGCCGGACTGGATCCCCGCGCCTTCCGGCTGTTCCTGTCCGTGCTGGGCGACGCACTGGCGGCACGCCGTCCCGGCATCGCTACGACGACGGCCACCAGCGGCGACGGCACGATGGAGATCCGGCTGAAGCTGGTGGACGCGGGCCAGATCGTCACGATACCGACCGAGGACGGCGTCCTGTCCGGGCCGGAGCACGTCGTGGAGATCATCGACCTGACCGCGCGTCCGGCGGCGGTCCGATGA
- a CDS encoding TIGR02678 family protein, translating into MSAVDTAAGQPDPAAFGHTVSDETVTGQTSPHQPSDHHVERRRAARALLASPLLTARDDDFRLVRKHAAELAGWFADQAGWRLTVDAETARLFKKPAALDDATRPAHAPKSKVPFTRRRYVLLCLALAVLERSESQTTLGRLAEGVLTGAADPALTEAGITFAMERREERADLVAVVRLLLAWGVLTRVQGDEDAFVADSGNDVLYDLDRRVTGGLLATSRSASTVTATAFEQRLTTLAAEPIPDTDDLRLRSLRHAMTRRLLDDPVVYYADLTEPERAYLAGQRVAITRRITDLTGLIPEMRAEGIAMVDPDDALTDVRMPEQGTDGHVTLLIATKLATDGMAPTVPELIRFVQAQARLHVSYWRKTAAEPAAAADLAEQAVAKLEALNLVIRVPDDHGDVRIHPRSALMRFTMTDPTIKKAGARA; encoded by the coding sequence ATGAGCGCCGTGGACACAGCGGCCGGCCAACCGGACCCGGCCGCGTTCGGCCACACCGTGTCCGACGAGACCGTGACCGGCCAGACCTCGCCGCACCAGCCGTCCGATCACCATGTCGAGCGTCGCCGGGCGGCGCGCGCCCTGCTGGCCTCGCCGTTGCTGACCGCCCGCGACGACGACTTCCGCCTGGTCCGCAAGCACGCGGCCGAACTGGCGGGCTGGTTCGCCGACCAAGCCGGCTGGCGGCTGACCGTGGACGCCGAGACGGCCCGGCTGTTCAAGAAGCCCGCCGCGCTGGACGATGCCACCCGCCCTGCCCACGCCCCGAAGAGCAAGGTCCCGTTCACCCGCCGCCGGTACGTCCTGCTCTGTCTGGCCCTGGCTGTCCTTGAGCGGTCGGAGTCGCAGACGACCCTGGGCCGCCTGGCCGAAGGCGTCCTCACCGGCGCCGCCGACCCGGCTTTGACCGAAGCCGGGATCACGTTCGCCATGGAGCGCCGCGAGGAGCGCGCCGACCTGGTCGCCGTCGTCAGGCTTCTGCTGGCCTGGGGAGTGCTGACCCGCGTCCAAGGCGACGAGGACGCCTTCGTCGCCGACAGCGGAAACGACGTGCTCTACGACCTCGACCGCCGCGTCACCGGCGGACTGCTGGCCACCTCCCGCAGCGCCTCGACCGTTACCGCGACGGCCTTCGAACAACGGCTGACGACACTGGCCGCCGAACCGATCCCCGACACGGATGACCTGCGGCTGCGCTCGCTGCGGCACGCGATGACCCGCCGACTCCTGGACGACCCGGTCGTCTACTACGCCGACCTCACCGAGCCCGAACGTGCCTACCTCGCCGGCCAGCGCGTCGCCATCACCCGCCGGATCACCGACCTCACCGGTCTGATCCCGGAGATGCGCGCCGAGGGCATCGCCATGGTCGACCCCGACGACGCCCTCACCGACGTCCGTATGCCCGAGCAAGGCACCGACGGACACGTCACCCTGCTGATCGCCACCAAGCTCGCCACCGATGGCATGGCCCCGACCGTCCCCGAGCTGATCCGCTTCGTGCAGGCGCAGGCCAGGCTCCACGTGTCGTATTGGCGCAAGACCGCAGCCGAGCCCGCGGCCGCCGCCGACCTGGCCGAGCAGGCCGTCGCCAAGCTGGAGGCCCTCAACCTGGTGATCCGCGTTCCCGACGACCACGGCGACGTCCGGATCCACCCGCG